AGACCAACAGGGATTCTGTTTCCAAGTTCATGGACTGGCGATTATCTTGTGAAGGACAGTGTCATTCAGTTCTTCCATAAAAGTGCAAAAAGGGCTGGAATTCAGAAACATGTCTCTACACACTGTTTGCGCCATAGTTTCGCAAGTCATCTGTTCGAAGCCGGGTGTGACGTGAAATATATTCAGGCCCTTTTGGGACACCGTGATCCAAGATCAACAGAGATTTATCTTCATGTAAGTAATAAGACTCTGCTCGGTATTAAAAGCCCATTTGATGAGATGGGTGGTGAGTAATCGTGGAAAAATCATGTACGATACAGGATGTCTTTGAACGGTTTTATCCTGTTTATAAAAAAACACATGAGATTCCTGCGCACCACAGAAAAACCGCTTTTCACATCATGAACTGTAAAACAGGGGCTTTTGGTGTGAATATCAGTGTCTGTGAGGAATGTGGCTGTATCAGTGTTCACAACAATTCATGCAGAAGCAGGTGTTGTCCCATGTGCCAGGAGTTTCCGAAAGAAAAATGGATTGATGCACAAAAGGAGAATGTATTGGATACACCTTATTATCATGTTGTTTTTACGGTTCCGGAAGAATTGAATCCAGTTATTTATAGTAATCAGAAACTTCTGTATGATGCACTGTATCATGCTGCATCTTCCACTCTGAACGAACTGGCAAAAGATTCAAAGTATCTGGGAGCTGACATCGGATATATCTGTATTCTTCATACATGGGGTTCTGCAATGAATTATCATCCTCATATACATACCATTGTTCTTGGTGGTGGACTTGATAAGGACAACAAATGGAAAGATACCGGTGGGAAGTTTTTTCTCCCGTATGGGGTCGTTGCAAAAGTGTTCCGTGGGAAATATTTGTGCGAATTAAAAAGCCTGTGGAATGATTCAAAGCTTGAGTTTCATGATACAGCGGAGAAATATCAAAACCACTATTGCTTCAAAGAACTTCTCGATGAGTGCTATAAAAAAGACTGGGTTGCTTATTGTAAGGAAACATTTAATGGAGCACAGTCAGTCATAAATTATCTTGGGAAATATACTCACAGGATAGCAATCAGTAATCATCGGATCAAGTCCATGACGGAAACAACTGTTACATATGCTGTAAAAGACTATAAAAACAAAGGTCAGTGGAAAGAGAAAACAGTTCCAGGCGAGGAATTCATCCGTCGATTTTTAATGCATGTTCCTCCAAAACGTTTTGTTAGAATCCGGCACTATGGTTTGCTGTCGTGCCGAAACAAGAGCAAAAAGATGACGCACTGTAGAAATCTGCTTGGATGTAAAAAATATATTTCTGCATTGAAAAATCGAAGTGCCGCTGAAATGATAAAGCTGCTATATAACATAGATGTATGCATGTGTTCTTCCTGTGGCGGAAAAATGGTTCCACATCTTCCAGATAAGCATACACCATCTGTTTTAGCGTATATGAGATGTTAAAATATACAACTGAATACTTCAAAAAACTTCCGCAAAGGGAGTCTGTTTGTCATGCCTAAAAATAATTCTTTTGGCAAAAACTAGCTGTCAATAAAACACGAGACATGATAAACTTATAGAAGAGAGTAAAGATTGAATTCCCATAGATAGTGGCGAAAGGGACGCGACTTTGTTCACCAAGGAAAAATCGAAATTGATGTAAACGAAAGGGCAGTTTGATAAAACCGCAAGACTGCTTTTTCGTTTACAACAACTCCGATTGTTTCCTTAACAATTTGGGCAATGGCGAATCACATGGTTTGCCGGCAGCGGTATTCCTTTGGCGTGCATCCGTATTTTTCTTCAAATTTTTTGAAGAAGAACCCAGTATTCTCATATCCCACGGCAATGCTGATATCGCAGGTCGGCAGCGTGGTGGTACGCAGCAACATGGCGGCCTGTGATAACCGCTGGTTCTGGATGAGTTGTTTATATGTATAGTTTGTATGCTTTTTGATATACGAAGAGAGATAGTTCGGATGCATATGGAAGAAAGCCGCGGTCGATTCCAGCGTACAGTCTGCGCAGTTGGTTTCTATATAACGCAGGATGGCGTAAATATGGTTGGAGGAAGAGAGGCTTGCCAGTTCCATGTTGTGCTGGAAGTAATTGATTAACTCGCAAATCAATAAAGTCATCTGTGCGTCAAGCATGGCGACGGACGTAACGGAGGGCGAGTAGAATTCACACAGAAACTGGTTGACAAATAATGTCAGCCGGTTTCTTTTTTTGGCGGAAAACAGGATATAGTTATCCCGTCGGGACTGGCTGTTGAGCGCCTCAATGAGAAATTGCGTGATAAAATTCTTTTTTGCGAGTTTCTCAAAGAAGTTGTTGTTTAAATATTCTTTGGTAATCAAAAAATTAATCATAATATCTTCTTCATTACATTTTGTCGTGCGGTGAGGCGTATTCGGGCTGATTAAAAGAATCTCTCCGGCAGATAAAGTGAGGGATACGTCATTGAGTGTAAATGTACAGCTGCCGGAATAGACATAGCAAAGCTCCAGCCATTCGTGAATATGCAGGGGAACCGTCTCAAAGCGGTCCTGCTTGATGACTGCAAAATTTTGGTAATTGGCCAGAACCTTGTTCTCCGAGAGCGCCATCTGCATACTGAGCGGGGTAGGCGTGAAACAGTAGCAGAGTTCCCCCGACGCCGTGGTGATTGTCTCGATACCGGGATAATCATTGGTAGCTCCCAAGAGATTCTGTTCTTCCTGTGCAGTGTGTTTTCGCAGATAAGTATCCAGTCCGGAATCCGTCAACATTGGTATATCCTCCCATATTTTTAAAAATATTTAAAAATCCGCCTTCATCGGCTGCCTTCGCATGTTTTTCAGGTTTCAAAGTCATGGCTTTCATGCAAATGTAAAGGTATGCTCTTTGGCACTTTGCATTTTTATCATTATACAAAACATTTGCGGATGCATCAATATAAATCTTAAGTTTGGTAGGTAAAATGATGAAATTCCGTAAATGATTTTATGAGGCAAATCCATTATACTCGAATTACAGTGTACACAATGAAAAAAGGAAGGAGCTTGGAAAACAGCAATATGAATCAGATTTACGCAGCAAAAACAAATCATATCACGAATCCGGTGGGATTTTTACTGAATCCGGTGGTTTTTTCGTGGAAGGTCAGAGAATGCAGGGGAAAGAACCAGAGATGTGCCAGAATCCTTGTGGCAAAGGATGAAACCTTCGCGGATGTTCTTTGGGACACCGGGGAGGCAAAGCTCGACAGTCTGGCTGTAAAAGCGGAGATGAAT
This Ruminococcus hominis DNA region includes the following protein-coding sequences:
- a CDS encoding AraC family transcriptional regulator translates to MLTDSGLDTYLRKHTAQEEQNLLGATNDYPGIETITTASGELCYCFTPTPLSMQMALSENKVLANYQNFAVIKQDRFETVPLHIHEWLELCYVYSGSCTFTLNDVSLTLSAGEILLISPNTPHRTTKCNEEDIMINFLITKEYLNNNFFEKLAKKNFITQFLIEALNSQSRRDNYILFSAKKRNRLTLFVNQFLCEFYSPSVTSVAMLDAQMTLLICELINYFQHNMELASLSSSNHIYAILRYIETNCADCTLESTAAFFHMHPNYLSSYIKKHTNYTYKQLIQNQRLSQAAMLLRTTTLPTCDISIAVGYENTGFFFKKFEEKYGCTPKEYRCRQTM
- a CDS encoding IS91 family transposase translates to MEKSCTIQDVFERFYPVYKKTHEIPAHHRKTAFHIMNCKTGAFGVNISVCEECGCISVHNNSCRSRCCPMCQEFPKEKWIDAQKENVLDTPYYHVVFTVPEELNPVIYSNQKLLYDALYHAASSTLNELAKDSKYLGADIGYICILHTWGSAMNYHPHIHTIVLGGGLDKDNKWKDTGGKFFLPYGVVAKVFRGKYLCELKSLWNDSKLEFHDTAEKYQNHYCFKELLDECYKKDWVAYCKETFNGAQSVINYLGKYTHRIAISNHRIKSMTETTVTYAVKDYKNKGQWKEKTVPGEEFIRRFLMHVPPKRFVRIRHYGLLSCRNKSKKMTHCRNLLGCKKYISALKNRSAAEMIKLLYNIDVCMCSSCGGKMVPHLPDKHTPSVLAYMRC